A genomic window from Acidimicrobiales bacterium includes:
- the uppS gene encoding polyprenyl diphosphate synthase: MFPEAIDPNRVPVHVACVMDGNGRWAQRRGLQRTDGHAAGEDALFDTVHGALDVGLKWLTVYAFSTENWKRPADEVRYLMRFNESLLLRRRDELHDLDVRVRVIGRRDWRVPRRLLRHIDESVEMTRKNQAMTLTLAFNYGGRAEIIDAVKAMMAAGVPAGKVSEKALRAHLYDPEMPDPDLVVRTSGEHRISNFLLWELAYSELVFTDVLWPDFRREDLFAAIRQFQQRDRRFGGV, encoded by the coding sequence GTGTTCCCCGAGGCCATCGATCCCAATCGCGTGCCGGTGCACGTCGCGTGTGTCATGGACGGCAACGGGCGTTGGGCGCAGCGCCGGGGGCTGCAGCGGACCGACGGCCACGCCGCGGGCGAGGACGCGCTGTTCGACACCGTCCACGGCGCGCTCGACGTGGGCCTGAAGTGGCTCACCGTCTACGCCTTCTCCACCGAGAACTGGAAGCGCCCGGCCGACGAGGTCCGCTACCTGATGCGGTTCAACGAGTCGCTGCTGCTGCGCCGGCGCGACGAGCTGCACGACCTCGACGTGCGCGTGCGGGTGATCGGCCGGCGCGACTGGCGGGTGCCGCGGCGGCTGCTGCGGCACATCGACGAGTCGGTCGAGATGACCCGCAAGAACCAGGCCATGACCCTCACGCTGGCTTTCAACTACGGCGGCCGGGCCGAGATCATCGACGCGGTGAAGGCGATGATGGCGGCCGGGGTGCCGGCCGGCAAGGTGAGCGAGAAGGCGCTCCGGGCGCACCTCTACGACCCCGAGATGCCCGACCCCGACCTGGTGGTGCGCACCTCCGGCGAGCACCGGATCTCCAACTTCCTGCTCTGGGAGCTGGCCTACAGCGAGCTGGTGTTCACCGACGTGCTGTGGCCCGACTTCCGGCGCGAGGACCTGTTCGCGGCGATCCGGCAGTTCCAGCAGCGGGACCGACGCTTCGGCGGGGTCTAG
- a CDS encoding PrsW family glutamic-type intramembrane protease — protein MAAVGLGVEANGAWAAWAARVRAWSGRHAVLVRRLRLTWTIWSWASLAVFVTGLVVVDSARPGLRPWLWAYYGIVQLFLVARTKTVSWRFVALVFSVGIVTAPLIGLLEVVISGRIDADINAADGAVYVAGPVEESLKLVPLLAILLFARRRAQGFAVVDFLLVGYAAGFAFQAVEDTVRRIVEGQRTTTGFASLGEFLFADLPLGDASYGWGWLQGGSHVDISSVVETSEPAWFAGHAVPTALAAVGIGLAVRLRWRLGPLVWLLPVALFGLVTVDHAMFNEVANRPIVELPEVQVDEELAERFDIEVPGQHEADVPDSLQDAWRTWGRGRFEGPLLTLLLAAGMVLDVRRLRRARTTLPPLPAVPTATRLQRLADRAGDALALSARGTTRSRRVVVGAVAESVRWTIATLADIWHHLVLAVVGAAPDGTSGRSRLLVTLRHLRLQRQVGQQAETLADRRRPRTGLRGIWRGLAAAGVGLVVVLAGVAVVAAAVEGGGGSGGGGADGVFLANLLEELGEWWSGLSFAEQMILIGGAAFLLSFGFGWAFLPTLGYVSMASAVPEHGRGAADFVRDPNEATRRFFRDLTPADVLWYAGSEAAGRLVPRGSSFVRNRLRRNVDEIIEAGDDRVRRSVDDEVAPDADAPPRPRTGNPREEGRWITPGQEPGVPTRSHGNPFNRDYEDWVRTQAGGPHGQEFQHNDVNFDGIDTHHFDGTPGDVLLDAKGDYSRFVDPRTDEWHEWWGNNPNPKKGLKGELNQALDQVRAADGAPVEWRCAQEDVAELLNEAFEDDNRLHGRITAVFVAPPEGMAP, from the coding sequence ATGGCAGCTGTGGGGCTGGGAGTCGAGGCGAACGGGGCGTGGGCGGCGTGGGCCGCGCGCGTCCGCGCCTGGTCCGGCCGCCATGCGGTGCTCGTGCGACGGCTGCGCCTGACGTGGACGATCTGGTCGTGGGCCTCGTTGGCGGTGTTCGTCACCGGCCTCGTGGTGGTCGACTCGGCCCGCCCCGGACTGCGCCCGTGGCTCTGGGCCTACTACGGCATCGTCCAGCTGTTCCTCGTCGCCCGGACCAAGACGGTGTCGTGGCGCTTCGTCGCCCTGGTCTTCAGCGTCGGGATCGTCACCGCGCCGCTGATCGGGCTCCTCGAGGTCGTCATCAGCGGCCGGATCGACGCCGACATCAACGCCGCCGACGGCGCCGTGTACGTGGCTGGTCCGGTGGAGGAGTCGCTCAAGCTCGTACCGCTGCTGGCGATCCTGCTGTTCGCCCGGCGGCGCGCGCAGGGCTTCGCGGTGGTGGACTTCCTGCTCGTCGGCTACGCGGCCGGGTTCGCGTTCCAGGCGGTCGAGGACACGGTCCGCCGGATCGTCGAAGGGCAGCGGACCACGACCGGGTTCGCCTCGCTCGGCGAGTTCCTCTTCGCCGACCTGCCCCTGGGCGACGCGAGCTACGGCTGGGGGTGGCTGCAGGGCGGATCCCACGTCGACATCAGCTCGGTCGTCGAGACGTCGGAGCCCGCCTGGTTCGCCGGCCACGCGGTGCCGACGGCTCTGGCGGCAGTGGGCATCGGGCTCGCCGTCCGGCTGCGCTGGCGCCTGGGACCACTCGTCTGGCTCCTGCCGGTGGCCCTGTTCGGCCTCGTCACCGTCGACCACGCGATGTTCAACGAGGTCGCCAACCGTCCGATCGTCGAGCTCCCCGAGGTCCAGGTCGACGAGGAGCTGGCCGAGCGCTTCGACATCGAGGTCCCCGGCCAGCACGAGGCCGACGTCCCGGACTCGCTGCAGGACGCCTGGCGGACCTGGGGCCGCGGGCGCTTCGAGGGCCCTCTGCTGACCCTTCTGCTGGCCGCGGGGATGGTGCTCGACGTCCGGCGGCTCCGCCGGGCGCGCACCACCCTGCCGCCGCTGCCCGCCGTGCCCACTGCCACCCGGCTACAGCGCCTGGCCGACCGGGCGGGCGACGCGCTCGCGCTCTCGGCCCGCGGAACCACGAGGTCGCGGCGCGTCGTGGTGGGCGCCGTCGCCGAGAGCGTCCGCTGGACCATCGCCACCCTGGCCGACATCTGGCACCACCTGGTGCTGGCGGTCGTCGGGGCCGCACCCGACGGGACGTCGGGCCGGAGCCGGCTCCTCGTCACGTTGCGCCACCTCCGGCTGCAGCGCCAGGTCGGTCAGCAGGCCGAGACCCTGGCCGACCGCCGTCGGCCCCGCACCGGCCTGCGCGGCATCTGGCGCGGCCTCGCGGCCGCGGGCGTCGGCCTGGTCGTCGTCCTCGCCGGGGTCGCGGTCGTCGCCGCCGCGGTCGAGGGCGGGGGCGGCAGTGGCGGGGGCGGGGCCGACGGCGTGTTCCTCGCCAACCTTCTGGAAGAGCTCGGCGAATGGTGGTCCGGCCTGTCGTTCGCCGAGCAGATGATCCTCATCGGCGGTGCCGCCTTCCTGCTGAGCTTCGGCTTCGGTTGGGCGTTCCTGCCGACGCTGGGCTACGTGAGCATGGCGTCGGCGGTGCCCGAGCACGGCCGGGGCGCCGCCGACTTCGTCCGCGACCCGAACGAGGCGACCCGGCGGTTCTTCCGGGACCTCACCCCTGCCGACGTGCTCTGGTACGCGGGCAGCGAGGCGGCCGGGCGCCTGGTTCCCCGGGGCAGCTCGTTCGTGCGCAACCGGTTGCGGCGCAACGTCGACGAGATCATCGAGGCCGGCGACGACCGCGTCCGCCGGAGCGTCGACGACGAGGTCGCGCCCGATGCCGACGCGCCCCCTCGACCGCGCACCGGCAACCCCCGGGAGGAGGGCCGTTGGATCACGCCGGGCCAGGAGCCGGGCGTCCCGACACGCAGCCACGGCAACCCGTTCAACCGCGACTACGAGGACTGGGTCCGCACCCAGGCCGGCGGTCCCCACGGCCAGGAGTTCCAGCACAACGACGTGAACTTCGACGGCATCGACACCCACCACTTCGACGGCACCCCGGGCGACGTCCTCCTCGACGCGAAGGGCGACTACTCCCGCTTCGTCGACCCGAGAACCGATGAGTGGCATGAGTGGTGGGGCAACAACCCGAACCCGAAGAAGGGCCTCAAAGGGGAGCTGAACCAGGCGCTCGACCAGGTGCGGGCGGCGGACGGCGCACCGGTGGAGTGGCGCTGCGCCCAGGAGGACGTCGCCGAGCTCCTCAACGAGGCCTTCGAGGACGACAATCGCCTGCATGGGAGGATCACCGCAGTGTTCGTCGCACCACCGGAAGGGATGGCACCGTGA
- a CDS encoding RDD family protein — MSAPGYPMPANNLAAAAHDPTAVIGVRTAAWIVDALLYVLLIAFISATPLSPLAEYDDNPQGLDQEDACQILTDTQDATTCVKFGDKVYWTDGDDFAIQAAAWLAFVVAYIVLQGVTGWTPGKLLLGLRTVSDDGQKPGIVKSLIRSVLWIVDGLPCIPLVGFICALTTTGHRRVGDMAAKTFVVRKRDAGRPVVVPGMALTAVAPAPYGAPPGYPGAPPYQPPAPAPGAPGAPGAWGAPPAPNAPQPPVWGTAPPASPPTAPPAPTPGPGDTARYDVPFGSGAAPVPAAPIPGPDDTGQTEIVPVLTPRPDDTAQTEIAPVAPAPVLDPEPSRPEPSEASSDETPVVTPDDPPAESPADEPTPSDEAAAESDEAAESDEGTAEADDAAESDEAPAATESEDAPADEDPAGALTPPEGNELPSVEAPAEEPAVDEPSDAEPATAEPATAAGASPAEAQEQGDSPYQPQWDAARGAYIQWDPNRSRWLQWDDTAKEWKPI; from the coding sequence GTGAGCGCCCCCGGCTACCCGATGCCTGCCAACAACCTCGCGGCAGCAGCCCACGATCCCACGGCCGTCATCGGTGTACGGACCGCCGCCTGGATCGTCGACGCCCTGCTGTACGTGCTGCTGATCGCCTTCATCAGCGCCACACCGCTGAGCCCGCTGGCCGAGTACGACGACAACCCTCAAGGTCTCGACCAGGAAGACGCGTGCCAGATCCTGACCGACACCCAGGACGCCACGACGTGCGTGAAGTTCGGCGACAAGGTGTACTGGACCGACGGCGACGACTTCGCCATCCAGGCCGCCGCTTGGCTCGCGTTCGTGGTCGCCTACATCGTGCTGCAGGGGGTCACCGGCTGGACGCCCGGCAAGCTGCTGCTGGGTCTGCGGACCGTGAGCGACGACGGCCAGAAGCCGGGGATCGTCAAGTCGCTGATCCGCTCGGTGCTGTGGATCGTCGACGGCCTGCCGTGCATCCCGCTGGTCGGCTTCATCTGCGCGCTGACCACCACCGGGCATCGCCGGGTGGGCGACATGGCGGCCAAGACGTTCGTGGTGCGCAAGCGCGACGCGGGTCGGCCGGTCGTCGTGCCGGGGATGGCGCTGACGGCGGTCGCCCCGGCGCCGTACGGGGCGCCTCCGGGCTACCCGGGCGCGCCGCCCTACCAGCCGCCGGCTCCGGCTCCGGGTGCGCCGGGCGCTCCCGGTGCGTGGGGTGCGCCGCCGGCGCCGAACGCGCCGCAGCCTCCGGTGTGGGGGACGGCGCCGCCTGCGTCCCCGCCCACCGCTCCCCCGGCGCCGACACCCGGCCCGGGCGACACCGCCCGCTACGACGTGCCCTTCGGCTCCGGTGCCGCCCCCGTCCCGGCCGCGCCGATCCCCGGGCCCGACGACACGGGCCAGACCGAGATCGTCCCGGTGCTCACCCCCCGGCCTGACGACACTGCGCAGACCGAGATCGCACCGGTCGCCCCGGCACCAGTGCTGGATCCAGAACCCAGCCGGCCCGAGCCCAGCGAGGCGAGCAGCGACGAGACCCCCGTCGTCACGCCCGACGACCCGCCCGCCGAGAGCCCGGCCGACGAACCAACCCCGTCCGACGAAGCCGCCGCCGAGTCCGACGAGGCTGCCGAGTCCGACGAAGGCACCGCCGAGGCCGACGACGCTGCCGAGTCCGACGAGGCCCCCGCCGCCACCGAGTCCGAGGACGCTCCCGCCGACGAGGATCCCGCTGGCGCCCTCACGCCGCCCGAGGGCAACGAGCTGCCGAGCGTCGAGGCACCCGCCGAGGAACCCGCTGTCGACGAGCCGTCGGACGCGGAGCCGGCCACGGCCGAGCCCGCCACTGCCGCCGGGGCGTCACCCGCCGAGGCCCAGGAGCAGGGCGACTCGCCGTACCAGCCGCAGTGGGACGCCGCCCGCGGCGCCTACATCCAGTGGGACCCGAACCGCAGCCGCTGGCTCCAGTGGGACGACACCGCCAAGGAGTGGAAGCCCATCTGA
- the recO gene encoding DNA repair protein RecO, with amino-acid sequence MSLYHERGVVLRTYKLGEADRIVTFLTRDRGKVRAVAKGVRKTKSRFGGRLEPPSHVELLLYEGRELDIVTQAETLDHFGPLRDDYERLSRAVSMLEAADHVVQERQANPRLYRMLVGALQALASRDTPLVVPAFFLKVLSLEGYRPQVDECALCGAEDGLVSWAIEEGGLRCSAHRQGPAISPEAVVVLQRILGGQLSDALNEPPSPHTAEIDHLATKALEHHLERRLRSVATLHRS; translated from the coding sequence GTGTCGCTCTACCACGAGCGCGGGGTGGTCCTGCGGACCTACAAGCTGGGTGAGGCCGACCGCATCGTCACGTTCCTGACCCGTGACCGCGGCAAGGTGCGGGCCGTCGCCAAGGGCGTGCGCAAGACCAAGAGCCGCTTCGGGGGACGACTGGAGCCGCCGTCGCACGTCGAGCTGCTGCTCTACGAGGGTCGTGAGCTGGACATCGTCACGCAGGCCGAGACCCTCGACCACTTCGGGCCGCTGCGGGACGACTACGAGCGGCTGTCCCGGGCGGTGTCGATGCTGGAAGCGGCCGACCACGTGGTCCAGGAGCGCCAGGCCAACCCCCGCCTCTACCGGATGCTGGTGGGGGCGCTGCAGGCGCTCGCCTCCCGCGACACGCCGCTGGTGGTGCCGGCGTTCTTCCTGAAGGTGCTGTCGCTGGAGGGCTACCGGCCCCAGGTGGACGAGTGCGCGCTCTGCGGGGCGGAGGACGGCCTCGTCTCGTGGGCGATCGAGGAGGGCGGGCTGCGCTGCTCGGCCCACCGGCAGGGGCCGGCGATCAGCCCGGAGGCCGTCGTCGTGCTGCAGCGCATCCTGGGTGGCCAGCTGAGCGATGCCCTCAACGAGCCGCCGTCGCCGCACACCGCAGAGATCGACCACCTGGCGACGAAGGCGTTGGAGCACCACCTGGAGCGCCGGCTCCGTTCGGTGGCGACGCTCCATCGCTCCTGA
- a CDS encoding ABC transporter permease encodes MTLVDAVTATQVASAVRSRVGTPPERALRILERNMRVMRTYWLAVASGFVEPVLLLLSLGVGVGELVGTVPGPGGRPIAYDQFVAPAMLANAAMNGAILDTTFNFFVKFKYSKAYDAMLATPLDAQDVALGEVAWSLLRGAVYAVGFLVVMALFGLTPSFWAVLGLPIALLVGFAFAGAGLGATTYMRSYLDFDKVGMVMVPLFLFSATFFPLERYPDGLAAVIRWTPLYQGVVLTRSVTLGDLHAGLLLNALYLLVMGWVGTRVASRRIAKLLQP; translated from the coding sequence ATGACGCTGGTCGACGCGGTAACGGCGACGCAGGTGGCGAGCGCCGTCCGCTCCCGGGTCGGGACGCCGCCGGAGCGGGCTCTGCGGATCCTCGAGCGCAACATGCGGGTGATGCGGACGTACTGGCTGGCGGTCGCGTCCGGGTTCGTCGAGCCGGTGCTGCTGCTCCTGTCGCTGGGCGTCGGCGTGGGCGAGCTGGTCGGCACGGTGCCCGGCCCCGGCGGCCGTCCCATCGCCTACGACCAGTTCGTCGCCCCCGCCATGCTGGCCAACGCCGCCATGAACGGCGCCATCCTCGACACCACCTTCAACTTCTTCGTGAAGTTCAAGTACTCCAAGGCCTACGACGCCATGCTGGCCACGCCGCTCGACGCCCAGGACGTCGCCCTCGGCGAGGTGGCCTGGTCGCTGCTGCGGGGCGCGGTGTACGCCGTCGGGTTCCTGGTGGTGATGGCGCTGTTCGGGCTGACGCCGTCGTTCTGGGCGGTGCTGGGGTTGCCGATCGCCCTGCTGGTGGGCTTCGCCTTCGCCGGGGCGGGCCTGGGCGCCACCACGTACATGCGGTCGTACCTCGACTTCGACAAGGTCGGCATGGTGATGGTGCCGCTGTTCCTGTTCTCGGCCACGTTCTTCCCGCTGGAGCGCTACCCGGACGGCCTCGCCGCGGTGATCCGCTGGACGCCGCTGTACCAGGGCGTGGTGCTCACCCGGTCGGTCACGCTCGGCGACCTCCACGCCGGCCTGCTGCTCAACGCGCTCTACCTGCTGGTCATGGGCTGGGTGGGGACGCGGGTGGCGTCCCGTCGGATCGCGAAGCTGCTCCAGCCCTAG
- a CDS encoding glycine--tRNA ligase: MPDEATTTPELFDKVVNLCKRRGFVFPSAEIYGGFRSTYDYGPVGVLLLRNVKEAWWRSMVQLRHDVVGLDAAILSPPAIWEASGHLASFTDPLVDCRNCRERFRLDKLDDPRLCPNCGAKDSFTEARQFNLMFKTHAGPVENEGAVAYLRPETAQGMFVNFKNVLETSRKRPPFGIAQIGKSFRNEITPGNFVFRTREFEQMEMEFFVPPAEAQQWYEYWCQERYRWYTDLGIPADKLRLRPHDDDELSHYSSGTSDVEFLFPWGWDELEGIANRGDYDLNAHAKHSGEKLEYFDQAAGERYVPHVIEPAAGATRTAMAFMMAAYDEEEVVREGQGKGESRVVLRFHPRIAPYKVAVLPLSKNEKLVPVSREVLGMLQPLFMCDYDETQAIGRRYRRQDELGTPYCVTIDFDTLEDRAVTVRDRDSMAQERVPLDDLASHLTAKLT; encoded by the coding sequence ATGCCCGACGAGGCCACCACCACCCCTGAGCTCTTCGACAAGGTCGTCAACCTGTGCAAGCGGCGCGGCTTCGTCTTCCCCTCGGCCGAGATCTACGGCGGCTTCCGCTCCACCTACGACTACGGGCCGGTCGGCGTCCTCCTGCTGCGCAACGTGAAGGAGGCGTGGTGGCGCTCGATGGTGCAGCTGCGCCACGACGTGGTGGGCCTCGACGCGGCGATCCTGTCGCCCCCGGCCATCTGGGAGGCCTCGGGGCACCTGGCCAGCTTCACCGACCCGCTGGTCGACTGCCGCAACTGCCGTGAGCGCTTCCGCCTCGACAAGCTCGACGACCCCCGGCTGTGCCCCAACTGCGGCGCCAAGGACAGCTTCACCGAGGCCCGCCAGTTCAACCTGATGTTCAAGACCCACGCCGGTCCGGTCGAGAACGAGGGCGCGGTCGCCTACCTGCGGCCCGAGACGGCGCAGGGCATGTTCGTCAACTTCAAGAACGTGCTGGAGACGTCGCGCAAGCGGCCGCCGTTCGGCATCGCCCAGATCGGCAAGTCGTTCCGCAACGAGATCACGCCCGGCAACTTCGTCTTCCGCACCCGCGAGTTCGAGCAGATGGAGATGGAGTTCTTCGTGCCGCCCGCCGAGGCGCAGCAGTGGTACGAGTACTGGTGCCAGGAGCGCTACCGCTGGTACACGGACCTGGGCATCCCGGCCGACAAGCTGCGCCTCCGCCCCCACGACGACGACGAGCTGTCGCACTACTCGTCGGGCACGTCCGACGTGGAGTTCCTGTTCCCCTGGGGCTGGGACGAGCTGGAGGGCATCGCCAACCGCGGCGACTACGACCTGAACGCCCACGCCAAGCACTCCGGCGAGAAGCTCGAGTACTTCGACCAGGCCGCGGGCGAGCGCTACGTGCCGCACGTGATCGAGCCGGCCGCGGGCGCCACCCGCACGGCGATGGCGTTCATGATGGCCGCCTACGACGAGGAGGAGGTCGTGCGCGAGGGGCAGGGCAAGGGCGAGAGCCGCGTCGTCCTGCGCTTCCACCCCCGCATCGCCCCCTACAAGGTGGCGGTCCTGCCGCTGTCGAAGAACGAGAAGCTGGTCCCCGTGTCCCGTGAGGTGCTGGGGATGCTCCAGCCGCTGTTCATGTGTGACTACGACGAGACCCAGGCGATCGGCCGTCGCTACCGCCGCCAGGACGAGCTGGGCACCCCGTACTGCGTGACGATCGACTTCGACACCCTCGAGGACCGGGCCGTGACCGTGCGCGACCGCGACTCGATGGCCCAGGAGCGCGTCCCGCTCGACGACCTGGCGTCGCACCTCACCGCCAAGCTCACCTGA
- a CDS encoding ABC transporter permease translates to MAVPVMLRYTEREARGWLKLWKAWVFSFFVVPLLFLGGIGLGLGSYVDSGTGSGSVGSFDYLTFVAPGLLAGGVMQNMTGDGLWGVMGGHKWQGTFNAAVASPLRPADVFGGWLLWRGVMSGASAVSFVVTAALLGAVPSVWGVLAVPAAVLCALTFSSLLAAWSITRDTDGSFPVIFRIVIMPMFVFSGTFFPLSDLPSAIRPLAWATPLWHVVELCRGATTGTLGLVEGVGHTAYLATAIALGCLLAGRGFTRRLAA, encoded by the coding sequence GTGGCCGTCCCCGTGATGCTCCGCTACACGGAGCGCGAGGCCCGCGGCTGGCTCAAGCTGTGGAAGGCGTGGGTGTTCTCGTTCTTCGTGGTGCCTCTGCTGTTCCTCGGCGGCATCGGGCTCGGGCTGGGCAGCTACGTCGACTCGGGCACCGGCAGCGGCAGCGTGGGCAGCTTCGACTACCTGACCTTCGTGGCGCCCGGGCTCCTGGCCGGCGGCGTGATGCAGAACATGACCGGCGACGGCCTGTGGGGCGTGATGGGCGGCCACAAGTGGCAGGGCACCTTCAACGCCGCCGTGGCCAGCCCGCTGCGGCCCGCCGACGTGTTCGGCGGCTGGCTGCTGTGGCGGGGCGTGATGAGCGGCGCGTCCGCGGTGTCGTTCGTGGTGACCGCGGCCCTGCTGGGCGCGGTCCCGTCGGTCTGGGGCGTGCTCGCGGTCCCGGCTGCCGTGCTCTGCGCGCTGACCTTCTCGTCGCTGCTGGCGGCGTGGTCGATCACCCGCGACACGGACGGCAGCTTCCCGGTGATCTTCCGCATCGTGATCATGCCGATGTTCGTCTTCTCGGGCACGTTCTTCCCGCTGTCGGACCTCCCCTCCGCGATCCGGCCGCTGGCGTGGGCCACGCCGCTGTGGCACGTCGTCGAGCTGTGCCGGGGCGCCACCACCGGCACGCTGGGCCTCGTCGAAGGCGTGGGCCACACCGCCTACCTGGCAACGGCCATCGCCCTCGGCTGCCTCCTCGCCGGGCGCGGCTTCACCCGGAGGCTGGCCGCGTGA
- a CDS encoding MMPL family transporter: MLQRLARFCYHRRAVVVVAWIAVVIALQVANTVAGGTFKDEFSLPDSESDDAFTLMKEKGFGDQAGFSGQIVLHNDAGFDDSAVRREAQSLFDRFEKEIPDTTVVSPFTPETARQISPDGTIAYAEVNLADRDSTQYETAAETARKLAAAADIPGTDVDLGGAIFVEQPEFSSEIIGIGAAMVILLIAFGSVLAMGLPIMTALFGIAAGIALVGLAVNVIGMPSFSNQAVMMIAIGVGIDYALFIVTRYRENLHAGEDPERAVVRAIDTAGRAVIFAGTTVILAVLGLFTMGMSMMNGLAVGIALGVLMTMLAAVTLLPAVLGYVGRNIDKLGLPHRARKEGADDRSIWYRWSQVIQKRPWPPLIIGTLFLLLLATPLLSMRLGNSDTGTNPKSDTTRRAYDLLAEGFGPGFNGPFLLVAETPGGQSDLATLGKLSTKLNQTDDVAFASPPIPNDAGDAALLQVVPSSAPQDQATSDLVHTLRDDTIPSVTDGTDLDVLVGGYTPMIVDFSSYMAERLPLFIGTVLLLSFVLLMAVFRSLLVPLKAVVMNLISIGAAYGVLVAIFQWGWGAGLVGVHTKGPIEMWLPMMLFAVVFGLSMDYEVFLLSRIREEYDRSGDNASAVAKGLASTARVITAAAVIMVFVFGSFALGPMIAIKEMGVGLAVAVFLDATVVRMVMVPATMELLGDRNWWLPKWLDRILPTIHVEAGKDDPAGSRQPEPVGQG, from the coding sequence GTGCTGCAACGTCTCGCCCGCTTCTGCTACCACCGTCGAGCTGTCGTGGTGGTGGCATGGATCGCCGTCGTGATCGCCCTGCAGGTGGCCAACACCGTCGCGGGCGGCACGTTCAAGGACGAGTTCTCGCTGCCCGACTCCGAGAGCGACGACGCCTTCACCCTGATGAAGGAGAAGGGCTTCGGCGACCAGGCCGGCTTCAGCGGCCAGATCGTGCTGCACAACGACGCCGGCTTCGACGACTCGGCCGTCCGCCGCGAGGCGCAGAGCCTGTTCGACCGGTTCGAGAAGGAGATCCCCGACACCACGGTGGTCAGCCCCTTCACCCCGGAGACCGCGCGGCAGATCTCGCCCGACGGGACGATCGCCTACGCCGAGGTCAACCTGGCCGACCGCGACTCCACGCAGTACGAGACGGCGGCCGAGACGGCCCGCAAGCTGGCCGCCGCCGCCGACATCCCCGGCACCGACGTGGATCTGGGCGGCGCGATCTTCGTCGAGCAGCCCGAGTTCTCCAGCGAGATCATCGGCATCGGGGCGGCGATGGTCATCCTGCTGATCGCCTTCGGCTCCGTGCTGGCGATGGGCCTCCCGATCATGACCGCCCTGTTCGGCATCGCCGCCGGCATCGCCCTGGTGGGCCTGGCCGTGAACGTGATCGGCATGCCCAGCTTCTCGAACCAGGCCGTGATGATGATCGCCATCGGCGTGGGAATCGACTACGCCCTGTTCATCGTCACCCGCTACCGCGAGAACCTCCACGCCGGTGAGGATCCGGAGCGGGCGGTGGTCCGGGCGATCGACACGGCGGGCCGGGCGGTCATCTTCGCCGGCACCACCGTGATCCTGGCGGTGCTGGGGCTGTTCACGATGGGCATGAGCATGATGAACGGACTTGCCGTCGGCATCGCCCTGGGCGTGCTGATGACGATGCTGGCGGCGGTCACGCTGCTGCCCGCGGTGCTCGGCTACGTGGGCCGCAACATCGACAAGCTCGGCCTGCCGCACCGGGCCCGCAAGGAGGGCGCCGACGACCGGTCGATCTGGTATCGCTGGAGCCAGGTGATCCAGAAGCGGCCGTGGCCGCCGCTGATCATCGGCACGCTGTTCCTCCTGCTGCTGGCGACGCCGCTGCTGTCGATGCGGCTCGGCAACAGCGACACCGGCACTAACCCGAAGTCGGACACCACCCGCCGCGCCTACGACCTGCTGGCCGAAGGCTTCGGCCCGGGCTTCAACGGCCCCTTCCTGCTGGTCGCCGAGACGCCGGGCGGTCAGTCGGACCTGGCGACCCTCGGCAAGCTGTCCACGAAGCTGAACCAGACCGACGACGTGGCGTTCGCATCACCGCCGATCCCCAACGACGCTGGTGACGCCGCGCTGCTGCAGGTGGTCCCGAGCAGCGCTCCGCAGGACCAGGCGACCAGCGACCTGGTGCACACGCTGCGCGACGACACGATCCCGTCGGTCACCGACGGCACCGATCTGGATGTGCTGGTGGGCGGCTACACGCCGATGATCGTCGACTTCTCCAGCTACATGGCCGAGCGGCTGCCGTTGTTCATCGGGACCGTGCTGCTCCTGTCGTTCGTCCTGCTGATGGCCGTGTTCCGGTCGCTGCTGGTGCCGCTCAAGGCGGTGGTGATGAACCTGATCTCCATCGGCGCGGCCTACGGGGTGCTGGTGGCGATCTTCCAGTGGGGCTGGGGCGCCGGTCTGGTGGGCGTCCACACGAAGGGGCCGATCGAGATGTGGCTGCCGATGATGCTGTTCGCCGTGGTCTTCGGCCTGTCGATGGACTACGAGGTGTTCCTCCTGTCGCGCATCCGTGAGGAGTACGACCGCAGCGGCGACAACGCCTCGGCGGTGGCCAAGGGCCTGGCGTCGACGGCCCGGGTGATCACGGCCGCGGCGGTGATCATGGTGTTCGTCTTCGGGTCGTTCGCGCTCGGCCCGATGATCGCCATCAAGGAGATGGGCGTCGGCTTGGCGGTGGCCGTGTTCCTCGACGCCACGGTGGTCCGCATGGTGATGGTGCCGGCGACGATGGAGCTGCTCGGCGACCGCAACTGGTGGCTGCCGAAGTGGCTCGACCGCATCCTGCCGACGATCCACGTCGAGGCCGGCAAGGACGACCCCGCCGGGTCGCGCCAGCCGGAGCCCGTCGGCCAAGGCTAG